The stretch of DNA CctcaacaaaaatataaagaattAAAAGACCGTACAAATATGTATTCCTTGAAACAGGAATGATTGACATCTTTTATGACAAAAGTTTCTTATATTCAATGCTGACCatcaaaacagcagctgtgaattattaaaaacacataaataaaagtaacataTAAACACACGTCAATGAACAAAACCAGTATTCTGCTCTGTGTGCCGAGACGGGAGGGGAGTTATTTATCACAATCATAACAACAACATCAAGAGGAAAAGTGGACAAGGTAGTGATGAAAATCAGGGCACAAAATTAGCACCAGCCACTAACcaaatgctggtaaaatatgGAAGTTGATTTGCTTCACTcatcaaacaaaaatacaaaggtAATCTACTAAGTGGCTGGTAAAATTTAAACATTCACTAGCCGATGGACAGAAAAGTTAATTTTGTACCCTGACGAagacattttcagtttcagactcaacacacagagaaggacagagtgcaTGATCATTAAATATTCAGCATATTAGAAAACATCTCTTTCTTAAATTCTTTGAATCAGACATCCAAATTAGAAAAACAGTGCACTGCCTactttaatagaaaaaaatattactggcacggaaatgaaaaaaagaaaaactgttgtTAATAAGGTTCTTAGCATATGTAACAGTACCATTTATGAAGATGGAAACTAACTATTTTGAACTACTGACCACTGAAATGAAAGTAGTTGTTTAATAACTCTACAAATaactctattttttttaataaaagccaTTGATTATGTCGTTCAGAACAAGGAACAAGAACCTAAACTCCACTGCCGTTCTTCTCTTTGGCTTCTTCACAGTTCAGTGAGATTACAGGTATGAGCACTcttaaacaacaaaacaatgtgaatttgactttttcttAACTAGAGGCTTtcaatggaaggaaagacaaaaaaagttaaCTCAAGTACTGGTGtgtagaaaaacacaaagaaacacaactgGCAACACAAAAACGACAATATCTTGCACTTCAAACAGTACAAAACTAGAAATGTTCTGATTCAAAGGTCATTcaataaatagttaaaatatATAGAAGGATTTCATTGAAGGAGGTGGGAATGGGTTAGGGGTTTTTTCTGCTTCTACAGTTCATCTTTAGGGTTGATACTGAGACCCTGACCCCACATAGACTGTGTGTCCAGTGCCTGGATCACCTCATCTGCCTGTAGTCTCTCctggggaggaaaaaggaaagaaatgacaGGGAAATAAGTTTGACTTTGATGAAAGGAATCTTATTCAGATAATATGCAGCTTCAGAGTCTGTTAGTCAAAGGAAAGTCAAATTATATTCAGATTGGAGCAGTAAGAACTACAATAAAGATCAACCTATATGTTAAATGACTCATCACCTTACGTCAACATGGCTGCCAAACTTATTAAATGAAAGCAAGAGTTTACCAGTTCTCTGAAGAGCGGGTCCAGGGTGAACCACAGAGCCACAGCACACCTCTGCCCACTGGTGACGGCCTTCACACCATGTGGATTCTCCCCTCCTGATGAGAAACCCACCATCCTGCCACACTTTGGCTTCACTGATGCCTGAAAGGGATTGAGATTGTgcaaaggaggaggtgaggttAAAATTATAGTTATCTAATCAAATTAGTGAGACAAAGACTTCACTATTTTGCTCTATTGTTAAACCAGATGTTTGCCTGCAAGTCGAATCCAAAGCTGATTACACAGTTTTTATGAGCACCCCgttgtgtttatattttgtttgattCTACCCATATGATGAGTTTACTCAGTAATGCCTGCCTTTCAGTAAATAAACTGACCTCATATAACCTTCTttttggtaaaaaaacaaaacaaacccccaaaaaaacaaaaaaaacccatgtcAAATTAAAAGGCAAGGCTCAGAAATCAGTTTTGTAATTTGTCATAATGTTGGAAGAATATCaagtctgtttttttcattcttccaTAGAGGTCAACCAGGCTCATTTGGttgaaaatcatgtttaaatcaataaatctgAATCTCATATTTCAGTAGAACCAGCTTACCGTCACTGTTTTGGCATCCATTTCTGTGAAGATGAACTCCCCACCTTCAAAATCTCCATTTAGATATAAAAGTGCACTAAAATAACATAAGTAAAAAGGAGGTCAGATCAAATGCATGATTACTGTATGATAATGACCATTATGCATGTTTAATAGTGAGATACAGCTGCAACATGAATGATTATAATTCTATGTAACTGTGTTGAAAGCAGGTGACTCATACCTATagtctctgtatgtgtatgcTGGTGGCTCCTTCCAGCACTCATTGGCCTCAGGGTCCAGCAGACAGTTGTCAGCATGGATGGGATGGCTCAGGTCATTCCTGTGGTCTTGCTGCCCTGTTTACGTATAACCAACAGACACAAAAATCAGCAAAAATACAGCCTTTCAAATAATATGTTAAATTAACACAGGAGGAGTTTTTATTCTTGGAACACCTTTATCACAGTATTTGAAACATCAAGGATGACAGCAATATTAATTAgctttattaattcattaactGTTGTGACTGCAGATAAAGTGCAGGAATTCATGCTTATTTATGATGTCTCTGTTAAGAATATAAGTTCAAATAACAGTTTATGTGTTTTAGTGTCATCTCAGTGTGTGAGTGACCTGTGATGGCTGTTCGGCACACCAGGTGTGTGTAGGAGAAGTGAAGAGTGGTGTTGAGCAGGAAGTAGGACTCGATAACGTGTCTTGCTCGCTCACTGACGTCATAGAAGAGGCGAGCGCTTCTCATCGGCACTCTGCCCTCATAGCCGTACTGCAGGgtgggaaaaacaaaaaaattcactgtaacataaaatatacagtataggtgacacattttattgaatattgaattgcatttggacttttttagttttctccCCTATGGATGATCCACtggcatgtgtttgtgtttgtgtacctgCAGCGTTTTGAGCACAGTGGCACCTTCGAACTTCTCATTGGGAGTGTGTGGAGACATCTTCCCTCTGTAGCCGTCTCCTGCGAGGGTGACAGCCTGACAGAATAGAGCCAGAATTAAGCTTCAACTACAGGCTCACTGGTTCAAGTTCACATTTGTCAACAGGTACCTTCAGAGCAAGGAGGTTTTTATTTGCTGTTCGTGACTAATCTGTTGATTTAACATGCTGATTTTATTAACGTTGTATAATTTCCTTACATGTGCCAAGTCTCTGAGCTCTGAGCACTCCTCCTCAGATATCACGTTATCCAGCAGCACCCGTTGACTCCCGTTCAAGGCCATAGAGTTCTGCACTAGCCGCACAGTGTCATACACCAAAGGGCCACCTACACAGATCACAGAGCAGCATGTCAAGAATGCAACACGTTATCTTAACCGTGGTGGTCAGAAAAGATTTTCTCTTGCAGTTTAAATCCCCTTTAGCCCAACTCTGCTAACAGCCTCTGCAGCAACATTGTACCTTCTTTGGGCTGCTGTGAAACATCTGTGGTGAAGTTCTTTTTCTCTGAGATGGGAACGTACTCCATCCAGCCATCTGTACCAGAGGGAATCCTACAAAAAATGGAGAGTCATTATATTTTGACAAAGAGGTTCAAAGTTTGCAAATATTGAACATCAGTATATGCAGCTTATGCTACTGCAATCAGAATGCTTTGGGACCGAGGCCATGAAAAGACAAACTGTTGTTCAATATAAAGTTACAAGTTAAGTTTTAAAGTTTTCTCTTTACCTGCTAGAGTCGTCTCTTCCACCTGTGCTGCCCCAATAATTCTgcaaggaaaacacattttatactttCAAAAGCCAGTAAGGgttatatatatacaataaatatacacaacCAAAAGACCAGTTTCCAGAAATGTTGTTTGCAAAGAAAGTTATATATGCAATATCCTGTTTCCAACCAGCAAGTGTCGCTGTTGGCCCAGAGGACGGTGGTGTAGGGTGGTTGTGCCAGACACCTGTTCCTCTGCTCTGAGTCAGTCAGCAGCAGGGGTGCATTATTTACACACCCAGCAGAAGATCTGCTCTGCATCAGAAACATGTGGACGGGCTTACCAATAACTGCCCGTTAAATTACTCaatcttttttcatttctgggCAAAATTGAGAAGCGAAGGGAAGTAGTCTTTCATTATGTACATGCAGTCTTCTTTGAGGTTTTGTGGTATTCTATTAACTCACCCCTTCAGTGAATGCCACACCCATGGTTTTGCTGCCAATCAGaagcagctccagctcctgTTTGTGCCTCCTCAGGTACCATGCAGCTCTCTGTGAACCAACACACACCAAAGATTTATGGTAAAAATTCCTGAGCTAGTA from Scomber japonicus isolate fScoJap1 chromosome 7, fScoJap1.pri, whole genome shotgun sequence encodes:
- the p3h2 gene encoding prolyl 3-hydroxylase 2, with translation MMDGNFSPSAFLSGVLLITTVLSPSAAFLEPYDLLYDNAVQAFYNNDYDNVVFFMEGALSSYSEVRRSKVRCRLRCQDQHLMDETFSDLRFFDVVLRRAACMNTCIEEKLGYQSLHKVSEDVVQDFQRRIPYNYLQLAYQKLKQPDKAAAAAHTYFQANPEHVEMGQNLEQYKDLQGVKEAHFVDREARPHQYSFTAGVRLYDKGDYEGAISLFEEALEEYYKADVECRALCQGPQRFEGHDHLRYHYSLHELISDHYTQALHCEHECVRDLATRPGRLSPMENYLPLHYDYLQFAYYQVDMLEEALQCALTYLLFHEGDEFMMDNVDYYRELLGHVGEPQERAAWYLRRHKQELELLLIGSKTMGVAFTEGNYWGSTGGRDDSSRIPSGTDGWMEYVPISEKKNFTTDVSQQPKEGGPLVYDTVRLVQNSMALNGSQRVLLDNVISEEECSELRDLAHAVTLAGDGYRGKMSPHTPNEKFEGATVLKTLQYGYEGRVPMRSARLFYDVSERARHVIESYFLLNTTLHFSYTHLVCRTAITGQQDHRNDLSHPIHADNCLLDPEANECWKEPPAYTYRDYSALLYLNGDFEGGEFIFTEMDAKTVTASVKPKCGRMVGFSSGGENPHGVKAVTSGQRCAVALWFTLDPLFRELERLQADEVIQALDTQSMWGQGLSINPKDEL